The genome window GAAACAGGAGCGTCTTCAGATACCGAAGACACATCTTTGTCTTCGGTATCGTCAACCTCTTCCACAACAACTTTATTCTGTGCGATGGCAATCAGTTCCCGTTCCGCTTCCACTTCACCGGGATAAGGATACGTCCTGGCCGCTTTTTCAAACAGCTGCAGGATCTTCTTCGCGTTCTCCCCGTCCTTTTCTGCCAGCAGGGCGTACGCATATTCCGTACGGAGTATGGAAAGGTATTTTTTCATCGCCCGCATGATCCTCAGCTGTTCCGGCGTCTTCAGCGCTTCCAGCGCTTCCGGACGGTTCTCCCCGATCAGCTCCACATATATCCGGTCATTGCCCAGGAGGCCCCTGTACACGCCGACAATGCCGTTCTCTTCTTCAAGCAGGCGCTTCATCAGCTCATCCGCTTCGGCAAAACGCTGCTGGTCCATCAGGCGGCCGCTGACCATCACTGCCATCGGCGCGATGATCCCGTTTTGCATTGCCTCTTTCCCGGGAACAGTAAACCATTCCTGCGGCATATCTTTGACCCGGATCCCCCGGGCAGCCAGTTCGTTTATCTTCATCTGGATCCAGAACACGCGGCATGCTTCAGGATCTTTCATCAGATCCATGGCATTGCGGCCGTCATTATTCGCCGCGCCCATGCGCAGCGGCAGCCCGTTCAGCAGTGCGAGAACCACCCCGAGGATCACAAGAAAGAGCATGAACGCGCGGATCACGGATCCCGCCGGGCACACAAAGACCAGTCCTCCGGCGATTGCCGCGATGATCAGGTTCATAATGGCCCCACCGAAGTTGTACAGCAGCACCGGCATTTTCCCGTCCACCAGTCCGGGAGGGGACATCAGGCACTGTCCGCCCGTTCCCGCGATGCTCATCCGCTTAAAACGAATCCCTTCCTTATTTCTGATCCACATAAAGTTGAAGATCCGGAAAGCGCAGAACTTATATCCGCTCAGCAGGCCGAAGACCAGGTGGCCCGCCTCATGGAGAATCACATGCAGGATATAAGCGATATAAAAAAGGATAAACAGTGCCACGATCTTTACGATCTTCTGCTTCAGGGGAATATCCGCCGATACGCCGCCGCGGATTGACCGTATGATCAACATACCGCACGCCGCGCCGACTATACCCATAATCAGGAAGAACAGCAGCTGTCCCCCGTTAGTTTTCGTCTGATTTTTCTTCGTCATCTTTTTCGGTTCCTTTTCTGCCTGATATGCCTGTTCCTGCCCCAACCGTTAAAGTATACCACAGGTCCTTTCAGTAAAAGAAGTATAAATTGTGCTACATATTTGCACTCTTTGCAAAAGCTTTTTTCTTTTTTATAATTGATATCCGAAATAAACCGGTTATCCTTCCGTCAAACAAGTGAAAGGGGTGAGCAGCAGATGCAGAGGATCAAGGCGCCTGATCCTGACCTGGAACAGACCTTCACGGAACTGGTCAATGCCCATCAGACATCCCTGCTGCGCATGTGCTACCTGAACCTTCACGATTCAGGACTGGCGGAAGACGCTGTGCAGGAAACCTTTGTGAAAGCCTATCGGGCGTTGCCCTCATTCCGGGGGGAATGCGATCCCAAGACCTGGCTGATGCGCATTGCCATCAACACCTGCCGGGATATGCAGCGGGGCTCCTGGCTGAAGCATATCAGCCGAACGGTCACGCTGGACCAGCTGGCGGAGCCGTCCGAATCCTTTTCGGAGGACGCGGTGGCCGTCAACATGGAGATCGCCCGCCTGCCCGTGAAACTCCGTGAAGCTGTGCTGCTCTATTATTACCAGAACATGAAGATCGAAGAGGTTGCCGATGCTCTTGGAATCGGAATCTCTTCAGCATCGGAACGATTGAAACGAGCAAAAGAGAAGCTGCGCACAGCATTGAAGGAGGTGTATTTCAATGAGTGAACAAAGAGACAGAAACTTTGTACAGCATTCTATTGATACAGGCCTTAAATCCTTGCAGGGCAATCCCTTCCTGGCGCAGCGGATCATGAATCAGGAAAGGACGGAACAACCGGTTATGAGAAAGAAAATATCTTTTGCGTTTATCCTCGCGATGGCTCTGCTGATCATCTGCATCGCTACAGCAGTAGCGGGAGCCGTCAATGAAGACTTTAACGACTGGCTGTACCGGCTCTGGCCGGAGGCCGCGATGAAGCTGATGCCGATTGACGTAAGCTGTGAAAAGGAAGGCATCAAAATGTCCCTGATCAACGCTGTGGCGGAAGATAACGAAGTGTACCTGACTTTCTCCATGCAGGACCTGGAAGGCGACAGGATCAACGCGTATTCCAACCTCTACATGGATATCAGGTGTGATCTGGTTGGCGGTGAAAACCTGGATATGTCGAACTACCGTTATGATCTCCTGGATGATTATGAAAAGGAACATGGAGAAACGCCCATCTGCCTCATCCGGAACGAAAACCCAACATATGATCCCGACACAAAACGCATCATCCGCGGAGAACACGCCACCTTCTACACAGGTGAAATTCCCGCCAACGGAGTAATCACCGCAACCGTTCCCTGGCTGGGAGGCAACAGTGAGAGTTCGTATGTCGACCTGAAACCCCTGCTGGAACAATACGGTGGCCAGGCAAAGGCGGTTAACGCGCCGTGGAACGCTGAATACACTGATTCCGACGGTTACAGGCAGAAGCTCGGCAGCCTGTCCGATACGACCCCGGTGCTAGACTGGAATAACAGCCTGGAGATCCCCCTGACTGATAACATCCGCCTGTCCGGCATCGGTATGGTGGACGGCCTGCTCCACATCCAGTTCCATTATGTGAATTATCAGAAGATCTCGGTCGGTGAATACCAGTATGCTTATGATTACTATCCCGAAGGCGTTTTCCCAAGACTGTATGACTCCGATGAGGTATATGGTTATGATTCCACCGACAAATACTACGACGTAAGCAAGATGCCCAACGGAATCGATTACCTCACCTGGGGAAGCCAGCCCGGCGACCCGACAACTCCGGAATGGGTGGAATACATCTATACTGTTGATTCCGGGCTGACGGAAGCCCAGACTTTCGTGGCTGAAGTATCCCTTTGCGAACCTCCGCTCATGGGAATGTGGCAGGTCACCTTCCCCGTCAAGAAGATCCGGAATGTAAACTGAACAATTCCCGAACCGGCCCCGTCCATCGCGGGGCCGGTTTTTGTGTTATACTGTCATCAGGTTGTAACAGGGGGATAACGGATATGATCAGAGTGGTTTCTGTGGAGAATATGCGCAAAAGCGATGCCCGGACCATTGAGGGCGGCATCCCGGGCCGGGAGCTCATGCTCCGGGCCGGCCGCGGTGTCTTCAACAGCGCCGAATGGAAACCGCCCGTGGCAATCCTCTGCGGCAGCGGAAACAACGCCGGGGACGGCTATGTGATCGCCCTGCTGCTTCACAAAGCCAGGATCCCCTGCGAGCTCATCCTGCTTTCCGAAAAGTTTTCCGAAGACGGTGCGTATTATTTCGCCCAATGCAGGGAAGCCGGCATTCCGGTCCGGCAGTGGGAAAGCGGTATGGATCTTTCCTCTTACGGCACCATCGCGGACTGCCTCTTCGGCACCGGCTTCCGGGGAGAAGTCCGGGGACCTGCCCGCGAAGCCATTGAGGCCGTCAACAACAGCAGCGCAACTGTGATCGCCGTGGACATCAACAGCGGACTGAACGGGGACTGCGGCCTGGCAGACCTGTGCGTTCATTCCGACCTGACGGTTTCCATCGGTGATTTCAAGACCGGCCACTTCCTGAACATGGCCAAGGATGTCATGAGGCAAAAGGTCAATATCGATATCGGCATCGAGCCGGTAGACCGGACCTTCTCCCTGGTGGAGGAAACAGATCTGGCAGAACTCTTCGGGCCCCGAAAGAATTATTCCAACAAAGGAACCTACGGCTACACCGCCCTGATCGGCGGTTCAAAACGATACAGCGGTGCCATCCGGCTGGCCGGTCTGGCCAATGCCGCCATGCGCTCCGGCGCCGGCGTGGTGAAACTGGCTGTTCCGGATGTGCTCTTCCCCATCGTAGCTCCCGCGGTACTGGAAAGCACCGTATCCCCCCTGAAAGATGACGGGGACGGGATCGTCTTCTCCGAAAAGGAAACCACAGAGCTGATCTCCAACGTCCGCACCGCGGCCTTCGGCATGGGCATCGGCACCGGAAAGGGTGCCGCTGATATGCTGGAATACCTGCTGGATCATTTTACCGGCCGGCTGATTGTGGACGCGGACGGCCTGACCCTCCTGTCCCGGATGGACAAAAACAGGATCCGGAACGCCGCCTGCACTCTGATCCTGACACCCCACGTGAAGGAATTCTCCAGGCTGACCGGGCTCTCCGTCAATGAGATCCTGAACAGCCCCGTGGCCGCGGCGGAAGCCTACGCGAAGGAACAGAAAGTAATCCTTCTGCTCAAAGGTCCCGCCACCATCATCACAGACGGTGAAACAACATATATCACCGATACCGGCTGCGCCGGAATGGCCACTGCCGGCAGCGGGGACGTGCTTTCCGGCATCCTGGCAGCCGTGCTGGGCTATGCGCCGGATCCGTTGCTTGGAACAGCGGCCGCCGCCTGGGTTAACGGCAAAGCCGGTGAACTGGCCCAGGAGAAGTACGGAGCGGTGGGAATGGTGGCGAGTGATACCATAGCCTGTGTTGCGGACGTGATTAAAAGTATCAAGTAAGTGATAAGAATTCATAATTCACAATTCATAATTCATAATTCTATATACTATCGGCTGTGCTCACATTGTCATCCCGACCGGAGGGAATCCCGCTTTGGTGTCATCTCGACCGGAACGCAGTGGAGCGGGGAACGATCCGAGTGGTGACCCAGTGGGTCATTCGCCAAAGGCGAAAACGAGGTGGAGTCCTGACGCGCGCGGTGCGCGGGACGGGGATCCCGTCCGCGGTGCGTGTGCGTTTCCTTACCGAAACAAGCAATGCGAAGCGCTCCAGGGCGAACCTCTGATGACCGCCAGTGGGCGAAGAACCGATGACCTCCAGTGGAGGGAATCTCATCGATTCTGAGGTCAACTGAAAGGGAATGGTCTCCCCAGTGGGGAGCCATGACCATTGAAGTTGCGGGAAGAAATATCATCAGAGGGTTTGGAGCGCCCGGAGAAAGAGCCAGTGGCTCTTTCTCAGCGAAAAACGGGCGGCAGCCCCGAGAGGTCAATCGAAAGGGAGCTATCTCCCCAGTGGGGAGTTGCGACCATTGAGATTGCGGTAAGTGCGCCGATTGAGGTTGCGGAGAGATCTGATCACGGATTCAGATTATGACCTGATACAGGTGAGAATAAATAGAAAACCATATATCACATCCGGCGGCAGCCGGATATTTTACATTGGACGGCTATGCCGTCCAATATTTCACGTTGACGAAGTCAATATTTCACTTACCAGAAACAGAATAATCATACTGTCAGTAGAAAAAATATTCTCCTACCAGTATCGACAGTATCTTCACTTTGAAAACATAATTAACTATACTGTCAGTGTGAAAAATCCGAAGGAGGTATTGCGTATGCAACTGACGCTGGCGGAAAACATCCGTAAATTCCGGAAAGAACGGAAAATGACCCAGGATGCCCTGGCCACTGTCCTGGGCGTCACAGTCGGCGCTGTATATAAATGGGAGTCCGGTCTTTCCGTACCGGAACTGAACCTGATCGTGGAGATGGCGGACTTTTTCGACACCTCGGTGGATACGCTGCTGGGGTACAAAATGAAGGACAACCACCTGGAATCCATGCTGGACCGGCTGTATGCCTTCTGCCAGACGCTGGATCCCACAGCCCTGACAGAAGCGGAAAAAGCCCTGGCAAAATATCCCCATTCCTTCAAGGTGGTATTAACCTGCTCCGATCTTTTCCTGGGTTTCGGTCTCTCCACCCACAATCCACAGCTCCTCCGGCGCGCGCTGGAGCTGCAGGAACAGGCACGGCTCCTGCTTTCCCAGAACGACAATCCCCGCGTCAGCGAGGCCACGATCTGCGGCAAGATGTCCTGCGCCTATCTCCAGCTCGGGGAAAAGGAAAAGGCGCTCGAACTCCTGAAGAAAAACAATACAGACGGCATCTTCAGCCAGGACATCGGATCCACCCTCGCGGTCTACATGAACAAGGCGGAAGAAGCCGTACGCTATCTGTCCGAGGGACTGCTCAAAGGAATGTCCACCCTGCTGAACGTCATGTTCGGCTACCTTTTTGTCTACCGTGCCCGGGGTGACTGGGCCTCCGCACTGGATATCACCAGCTGGTGCAACACCCTCATCAGCGGACTGAAAGCCGAAAGCACTCCCGGTTTTATGGACAAAACCCATGCGGAAGTCATGCTTGCCCTGGCCTATGCGCGCATGAAGGCTTCCATGCCGGAATCCGCCCGCGAGGCACTGAAGAAAGCCGCCGAGCTGGCAGCCCGTTTCGACTCCACCCCGGAATACAGCCTGAAAAGCGTCCGCTTTATGGAAGGCGTGGAAAACTCCATTGCCTTTGACTCTTTCGGCACTACAGCCGCCGAAAGTATCGAATACCTGCTGAACCTGCTGAAGGATAAGAACCTGTCAGCCCTGTGGAAGGAGATCTCAAACCTTGAACACTAACCCCGCGAAAAGAACCAATGTATTTTTCAACCGGAGTTTCCGGCTTGTTTTCCTCGGCGCGCTGGTATCCGAACTCGGCGCGCTGCTTTACAGCTTTGCCGTCGGTTTCTATATCCTGCAGATCAGCAACAACAACGCCTTTCTCCAGGGCTTGTACCTGGCGCTGTGCGGTATTGCCCTTCTGGTCTTCACCCCGGTTGGCGGCGTGCTGGGCGACCGCTTCAACAAGGCAAAGATCATGTATGTCTGCGACTTTATCAAAGGCGGAATCATCATCCTTGCCACGGTTTTGATGCTGCTCTTCCCGTCCGCCAACGCCCATATCGTGATCCTGTTCGTGCTGGGTATCCTGGGCAACATCATCAGCGGCATCTTCACCCCCGCTGCCGGTGCCATGCTGCCCCATATCGTGGAGAGTGAAAAGCTGCAGCAAGCCAACGCGTATTTCTCCATCAAGAGCTCTCTGGAGGGCATCGTGGGCGTTGTACTGGCCGGCATCCTGTACGCCGCCCTGCCAATCCACACGCTCTTCTTCATGGTCGGAGCCTGCTTCGTGGCTTCCGGCATCTCCGAAACCCTGATCCGCTATGAGCACATCCCGTCCGAAGGCCAGCTGACACTGCGGGCAGCCTTCAATGACATGAAGGACGGCCTGAACTACCTGAAGACCCGGAAAGCCATCCTGTCCCTGCTGGGAGCCATGCTGTTCATCAACTTCTTCTTTGCCCCCGTGGGAAGCAACTTCATCCCCTACTTTGTCCGGACGGACCTGGCCAGCGCCGGTTCCTACCTGCTGGATCATATCCTGACGCCTGAGCTCTGGTCCTCTGTGATCAGCGTTTGCATCGGTATCGGCTCCCTGGTCGGTGCCGCCATCCTCAGCGCCCGGAAGCCGGCTGAAAAATGCGGCCGCACCATCGGGGTCTGCCTGAGCGTTATCGCCTGCCTCATGATCTCCATGACGCTGATCTACTGGCTGGCTGTGGACCGCGGCAGCGCCATCAACACCTTCCTGATCGCCTTCTCCGCGGGCAGCCTGGTTCTCGGCCTGATGGTGGCCTGGATCAACGTCCCCGCCACCACCGTGATGATGCGTATTGTGGACCGGGACAAACTGAGCAAGGTCAACAGCATCACCAGCATCGGCTCCCAGGGTATGGTTCCGATCGCCTCTGTGCTTGCAGGTGCCGTGCTACAGTCCTTCGGCTCCACCGTGCTGCTGCTTGTCAGCACCTTGGGATTTGCCGTGACTGCTTTCCTGACCCTGGCCAACAAATCAGTGAAAGAAATTTGACCAAACGGATCCGTTTGGTCAATGCAGAATTATATATACTGGCAGTAACCCGAAACTAAGGGGGAACGATAGGGACGGTCCTTTTCGTTCCCCGTTTCTCTTTTATCAGCTTTTCATGTTAAAAAGGGAACGAAAAGGACCGTCCCTATCGTTCCCAACTGAGGCGGCAGGAAATGTTTCCTGCCGCTCTTGCTATTCAAACCAAAATGGCTTATGATGTGCCCGTGAGGTGTTGCTTATGGAAACCCGGGTGGCTGTGCTGAGCATCATCGTGGAAAACGAGGATGCGGTCAGCGAACTGAACGAGCTGCTCCACCGTTTCGGAAAGTTTATCATCGGCCGGATGGGCCTCCCCTACCGGCAGAAAAACGTAAACATCATCTGCATCGCCATCGACGCGCCCAATGATGAGATCAACGCCCTGACCGGGGCACTGGGCCGCATCCGGGGCATCACGGCCAAGGCCACTTATTCCAAGGTCTGATCCCCCAAAGAAACTGAATACTGTCCCACATCCCCTGACGCCGAAACTGACACTTGAGGCGAAAGACAAGATGGACCAGCCATAAAGGCACGCTTTTTGTGTACCGCTGTACCCTTGTCTGAGGGACAGCGGTTTTTTCATTGAAGAGGAGGAAGCATGAGCCTGAACGAAACGCCGTCCGGCGAACGGACACACATCGGCTTTTTCGGCGCCCGCAATGCCGGAAAATCCAGCCTGGTCAATGCTGTGACCGGGCAGGAGCTTGCCGTGGTCTCGGACGTGAAGGGCACTACCACCGACCCGGTGCGCAAAGCCATGGAGCTGCTGCCCCTGGGTCCCGTGGTGATCATCGACACGCCGGGCTTTGACGACGAAGGCGCACTGGGCCTGGAGCGCGTGAAGAAGACCCGGGAGATCCTTCGAACCTGTGATATCGCCGTACTGGTGGTGGACGCGGGCACCGGCATGAAGGAGACCGACCGGGAACTGGAAAGCCTGATCCGGGAACGGAACATCCCCTTCCTGGTCGTCTGGAACAAAACAGACCTGGCCGCGGCGCAGCCCGCCCCGGAAGGCGCGGCGGAAGCCAGCAGCCTCACAGGCACCGGCATCACGGAGCTGAAGGAACGCCTTGCCCGTCTGGTTCCGGAAAAGGAAGAGCGGAAGCTCATCGGGGACCTGGTATCCCCCGGGGATCTGTGCGTGCTGGTCTGTCCCATTGACGAGTCCGCCCCCAAGGGTCGGCTGATCCTGCCCCAGCAGCAGGTGATCCGGGATCTGCTGGACCACGGTGCGCTGCCCCTGGTCTGCCGGGATACGGAACTGGAAACAGTGCTGAAAAAGCCCGGGATTTCCCCGGCCATGGTCATCACCGACAGCCAGGCCTTCAAAACCGTGAACGCCATTGTGCCGGACAGTATTCCCCTGACCTCCTTTTCCATCCTGATGGCCCGGTACAAAGGCTTCCTGGACACCGCGGTGGAAGGCATCAGCGCGGCAAAAGGCCTGCGGGACGGGGACAAGGTACTGCTGGCGGAAGGCTGCACCCATCACCGGCAGTGCAATGATATCGGTACAGTGAAGATCCCCCGGTGGCTACGGCAGTATACAGGCCGGGATCTCACAGTGGAAACCTGCTCCGGCCGGGAGTTTCCCGAGGATCTGTCCCCCTACCGGCTGGTGATCCACTGCGGGGGCTGCATGCTGACGGAAAACGCCGTCCAGGCCCGGATGGCCCAGGCTGTCAGCCAGGGCATTCCCTTCACCAACTACGGTATCGCCATCGCCTTCATGACCGGCACGCTGGAGCGGAGCCTGCGGCTCTTCCCCGCGCTGCACAGTCTGCTGGAAGGAGGCTTGCCATGACCGGACGGGAAAAAGCACTGGTCAGCAAACTGGAAAAGGAATACAGCCTTTCCGAAGCGGAATACGCGGAGCTGATCACCGGCAGGGACGGGGAAACCGCTTCCCGTCTGGCTGACCTGGCCGCCGCGAAGCGGAAAGCGGTCTTCGGAAACGCGGTCTACACCCGCGGACTCATCGAGATCAGCAGCATCTGCAAAAACAACTGCCTGTACTGCGGCATCCGCAGGGACAACGCAGAGGCGGAGCGCTACCGGCTGACGGAAGAGGAGATCCTCTCCTGCGCTGCCGAAGGCCATACCCTGGGTTTCCGCACCTTTGTGCTGCAGGGCGGCGAGGATCCGTACTACACGGACGAGGTGCTGTGCGGCATCGTACGGAAGCTGAAGAAACAGCACCCGGACTGCGCGGTGACCCTTTCCATGGGCGAACGGAGCCCGGAAAGCTACCGGGCCCTGTATGAAGCCGGAGCGGACCGCTACCTGCTGCGGCATGAGACAGCGGACGCCGGACACTACGCGAAACTGCACCCGAAGGAAATGTCCTTTGACAACCGGATGCGCTGCCTGCGGGACCTGCGGGAAACCGGATACCAGGTGGGCTGCGGGTTCATGGTGGGTTCTCCCTTCCAGACCCCGGAAACGCTGGCCAAGGACCTGAAGTTTATCGAAACCTTCCGGCCGGAGATGTGCGGCATCGGCCCCTTCATCCCCCACCGGAACACACCCTTCCGGGATGAACCGGCCGGAACTCTGGAGCTGACGCTGTTCCTGCTTTCCGTGATCCGGCTGATCCTGCCGGAGGTCCTTCTGCCCGCCACTACGGCACTGGGCACTATCCATCCCCTGGGCCGGGAAATGGGCATCAGGGCGGGAGCCAATGTGGTCATGCCCAACCTGTCCCCCGTGGGCGTGCGGAAGAAATACGAACTGTATGACAACAAAATCTGCACCGGTGAGGAATCGGCGCAGTGCCGGGGATGCCTGGAAGCCCGGATGACTTCCATCGGCTGTCACCTGGCGGTGGACCGGGGAGATGCCCCGGGATGGAAAATCAACTGAAATCAAAGAAGAGGAGAGAGTGTCATGGCTGTTTATGATCCGAAATCCCTGTGTGCTGACGAGTTCATCAACGACGAGGAAATCCGCGCCACGCTGGCCTATGCGGAAGAAAACAAGAACAATGTGGAACTGATCGACCGGATCCTGGAGAAAGCCCGGCCGGTGAAGAAAGGCAACGGCTGTACCTGCGCGGGCCTGACCCACCGGGAGGCCTCCGTGCTGCTGGCCT of Aristaeella lactis contains these proteins:
- a CDS encoding NAD(P)H-hydrate dehydratase; this encodes MIRVVSVENMRKSDARTIEGGIPGRELMLRAGRGVFNSAEWKPPVAILCGSGNNAGDGYVIALLLHKARIPCELILLSEKFSEDGAYYFAQCREAGIPVRQWESGMDLSSYGTIADCLFGTGFRGEVRGPAREAIEAVNNSSATVIAVDINSGLNGDCGLADLCVHSDLTVSIGDFKTGHFLNMAKDVMRQKVNIDIGIEPVDRTFSLVEETDLAELFGPRKNYSNKGTYGYTALIGGSKRYSGAIRLAGLANAAMRSGAGVVKLAVPDVLFPIVAPAVLESTVSPLKDDGDGIVFSEKETTELISNVRTAAFGMGIGTGKGAADMLEYLLDHFTGRLIVDADGLTLLSRMDKNRIRNAACTLILTPHVKEFSRLTGLSVNEILNSPVAAAEAYAKEQKVILLLKGPATIITDGETTYITDTGCAGMATAGSGDVLSGILAAVLGYAPDPLLGTAAAAWVNGKAGELAQEKYGAVGMVASDTIACVADVIKSIK
- a CDS encoding TM1266 family iron-only hydrogenase system putative regulator, with amino-acid sequence METRVAVLSIIVENEDAVSELNELLHRFGKFIIGRMGLPYRQKNVNIICIAIDAPNDEINALTGALGRIRGITAKATYSKV
- a CDS encoding helix-turn-helix transcriptional regulator codes for the protein MQLTLAENIRKFRKERKMTQDALATVLGVTVGAVYKWESGLSVPELNLIVEMADFFDTSVDTLLGYKMKDNHLESMLDRLYAFCQTLDPTALTEAEKALAKYPHSFKVVLTCSDLFLGFGLSTHNPQLLRRALELQEQARLLLSQNDNPRVSEATICGKMSCAYLQLGEKEKALELLKKNNTDGIFSQDIGSTLAVYMNKAEEAVRYLSEGLLKGMSTLLNVMFGYLFVYRARGDWASALDITSWCNTLISGLKAESTPGFMDKTHAEVMLALAYARMKASMPESAREALKKAAELAARFDSTPEYSLKSVRFMEGVENSIAFDSFGTTAAESIEYLLNLLKDKNLSALWKEISNLEH
- a CDS encoding M50 family metallopeptidase, whose amino-acid sequence is MTKKNQTKTNGGQLLFFLIMGIVGAACGMLIIRSIRGGVSADIPLKQKIVKIVALFILFYIAYILHVILHEAGHLVFGLLSGYKFCAFRIFNFMWIRNKEGIRFKRMSIAGTGGQCLMSPPGLVDGKMPVLLYNFGGAIMNLIIAAIAGGLVFVCPAGSVIRAFMLFLVILGVVLALLNGLPLRMGAANNDGRNAMDLMKDPEACRVFWIQMKINELAARGIRVKDMPQEWFTVPGKEAMQNGIIAPMAVMVSGRLMDQQRFAEADELMKRLLEEENGIVGVYRGLLGNDRIYVELIGENRPEALEALKTPEQLRIMRAMKKYLSILRTEYAYALLAEKDGENAKKILQLFEKAARTYPYPGEVEAERELIAIAQNKVVVEEVDDTEDKDVSSVSEDAPVSGK
- the hydE gene encoding [FeFe] hydrogenase H-cluster radical SAM maturase HydE encodes the protein MTGREKALVSKLEKEYSLSEAEYAELITGRDGETASRLADLAAAKRKAVFGNAVYTRGLIEISSICKNNCLYCGIRRDNAEAERYRLTEEEILSCAAEGHTLGFRTFVLQGGEDPYYTDEVLCGIVRKLKKQHPDCAVTLSMGERSPESYRALYEAGADRYLLRHETADAGHYAKLHPKEMSFDNRMRCLRDLRETGYQVGCGFMVGSPFQTPETLAKDLKFIETFRPEMCGIGPFIPHRNTPFRDEPAGTLELTLFLLSVIRLILPEVLLPATTALGTIHPLGREMGIRAGANVVMPNLSPVGVRKKYELYDNKICTGEESAQCRGCLEARMTSIGCHLAVDRGDAPGWKIN
- a CDS encoding MFS transporter, with amino-acid sequence MNTNPAKRTNVFFNRSFRLVFLGALVSELGALLYSFAVGFYILQISNNNAFLQGLYLALCGIALLVFTPVGGVLGDRFNKAKIMYVCDFIKGGIIILATVLMLLFPSANAHIVILFVLGILGNIISGIFTPAAGAMLPHIVESEKLQQANAYFSIKSSLEGIVGVVLAGILYAALPIHTLFFMVGACFVASGISETLIRYEHIPSEGQLTLRAAFNDMKDGLNYLKTRKAILSLLGAMLFINFFFAPVGSNFIPYFVRTDLASAGSYLLDHILTPELWSSVISVCIGIGSLVGAAILSARKPAEKCGRTIGVCLSVIACLMISMTLIYWLAVDRGSAINTFLIAFSAGSLVLGLMVAWINVPATTVMMRIVDRDKLSKVNSITSIGSQGMVPIASVLAGAVLQSFGSTVLLLVSTLGFAVTAFLTLANKSVKEI
- the hydF gene encoding [FeFe] hydrogenase H-cluster maturation GTPase HydF — translated: MSLNETPSGERTHIGFFGARNAGKSSLVNAVTGQELAVVSDVKGTTTDPVRKAMELLPLGPVVIIDTPGFDDEGALGLERVKKTREILRTCDIAVLVVDAGTGMKETDRELESLIRERNIPFLVVWNKTDLAAAQPAPEGAAEASSLTGTGITELKERLARLVPEKEERKLIGDLVSPGDLCVLVCPIDESAPKGRLILPQQQVIRDLLDHGALPLVCRDTELETVLKKPGISPAMVITDSQAFKTVNAIVPDSIPLTSFSILMARYKGFLDTAVEGISAAKGLRDGDKVLLAEGCTHHRQCNDIGTVKIPRWLRQYTGRDLTVETCSGREFPEDLSPYRLVIHCGGCMLTENAVQARMAQAVSQGIPFTNYGIAIAFMTGTLERSLRLFPALHSLLEGGLP
- a CDS encoding RNA polymerase sigma factor, producing MQRIKAPDPDLEQTFTELVNAHQTSLLRMCYLNLHDSGLAEDAVQETFVKAYRALPSFRGECDPKTWLMRIAINTCRDMQRGSWLKHISRTVTLDQLAEPSESFSEDAVAVNMEIARLPVKLREAVLLYYYQNMKIEEVADALGIGISSASERLKRAKEKLRTALKEVYFNE
- a CDS encoding DUF4179 domain-containing protein, with product MSEQRDRNFVQHSIDTGLKSLQGNPFLAQRIMNQERTEQPVMRKKISFAFILAMALLIICIATAVAGAVNEDFNDWLYRLWPEAAMKLMPIDVSCEKEGIKMSLINAVAEDNEVYLTFSMQDLEGDRINAYSNLYMDIRCDLVGGENLDMSNYRYDLLDDYEKEHGETPICLIRNENPTYDPDTKRIIRGEHATFYTGEIPANGVITATVPWLGGNSESSYVDLKPLLEQYGGQAKAVNAPWNAEYTDSDGYRQKLGSLSDTTPVLDWNNSLEIPLTDNIRLSGIGMVDGLLHIQFHYVNYQKISVGEYQYAYDYYPEGVFPRLYDSDEVYGYDSTDKYYDVSKMPNGIDYLTWGSQPGDPTTPEWVEYIYTVDSGLTEAQTFVAEVSLCEPPLMGMWQVTFPVKKIRNVN